A DNA window from Loxodonta africana isolate mLoxAfr1 chromosome 7, mLoxAfr1.hap2, whole genome shotgun sequence contains the following coding sequences:
- the LOC111749054 gene encoding olfactory receptor 5M10: protein MFSPNCTTVTEFILVGLTDNPILQKILFGVFLVIYLVTLMVNLCMILLIRTNSCLQTPMYFFLGHLSFVDICYSSNITPNMLYNFLSDRKTISYAGCFTQCLLFITLVITELYILASMALDRYVAICSPLHYTTRMSKNVCISLVTVPYVYGFLNGLSQAVLTFHLSFCGSLEINHFYCADPPLIMLACFDIYAKKMAMFIIAGFTLFSSLFVILLSYLFIFVAILRMHSAEGRHKAFSTCASHLATVTIFYGTLFCMYLRPPSEKSIEESKIIAVFYTFLSPMLNPLIYSLRNKDVIHAMQQVIRGNLFHKIAV from the coding sequence atgttctccCCAAACTGTACTACAGTGACCGAATTCATTCTTGTAGGACTCACAGACAACCCCATATTGCAGAAGATCCTGTTTGGGGTGTTTCTGGTGATCTACCTAGTCACACTCATGGTGAACCTGTGCATGATCTTGCTGATCAGGACCAATTCCTGTCTCCAGActcccatgtatttcttccttggccACCTCTCTTTTGTAGACATTTGCTACTCCTCTAATATTACCCCCAATATGCTGTACAACTTCCTCTCAGACCGAAAGACCATCTCCTATGCTGGATGCTTCACACAGTGTCTTCTCTTCATTACCCTGGTGATCACTGAGCTTTACATCCTTGCTTCAATGGCATTGGATCGCTATGTTGCCATTTGTAGTCCTCTCCATTACACTACCAGAATGTCCAAGAACGTTTGTATATCTCTAGTCACAGTCCCTTATGTTTATGGCTTCCTAAATGGACTCTCTCAGGCAGTTTTGACTTTTCACTTATCTTTCTGTGGCTCCCTTGAAAtcaatcatttttattgtgcAGATCCTCCTCTCATAATGCTGGCTTGCTTTGACATCTATGCCAAAAAGATGGCAATGTTTATAATTGCTGGCTTTACTCTCTTCAGCTCTCTCTTCGTCATTCTTCTGTCCTACCTTTTCATTTTTGTGGCCATCTTGAGGATGCATTCTGCTGAAGGCAGGCACAAAGCCTTCTCTACTTGTGCTTCCCACCTGGCAACGGTCACAATATTTTATGGAACCCTCTTCTGCATGTACTTAAGGCCCCCGTCTGAGAAGTCCATAGAGGAGTCCAAAATAATTGCAGTCTTTTATACTTTTTTGAGCCCAATGCTGAACCCATTGATCTATAGCCTAAGGAACAAGGATGTGATTCATGCCATGCAGCAAGTGATCAGGGGAAATCTCTTTCATAAAATTGCAGTTTAA